The Gemmata palustris genome includes a region encoding these proteins:
- a CDS encoding response regulator, protein MNELPRAPLSVLVVEDLQDVAESVADLLTMSGHTVRVASCGADALHVALAEPPDVVLLDIGLPGMSGWEVARRLRTQSNGKQPVVVAVTGHGTDDDRLRSADAGIDLHLVKPADPATLTALLSRVHRLMASRDETGPSEAA, encoded by the coding sequence ATGAATGAGCTACCCCGCGCCCCGCTGTCCGTTTTGGTCGTCGAGGATTTGCAGGACGTGGCCGAATCCGTTGCTGATTTACTGACCATGAGTGGGCACACGGTTCGAGTCGCATCTTGCGGTGCCGATGCGCTCCACGTGGCTCTGGCGGAACCGCCGGACGTGGTGCTGCTCGACATCGGTCTGCCGGGAATGAGCGGCTGGGAGGTGGCCCGCCGACTACGCACGCAATCAAACGGTAAGCAGCCGGTGGTCGTTGCGGTCACCGGGCACGGGACCGATGACGACCGGCTGCGCTCGGCTGATGCAGGCATCGACCTGCACTTAGTCAAGCCCGCGGACCCGGCGACCCTGACCGCGCTTTTGTCGCGAGTTCATCGCCTTATGGCTTCGAGAGACGAGACCGGCCCATCTGAGGCCGCTTGA
- a CDS encoding helix-turn-helix domain-containing protein, whose protein sequence is MEILWLKSKNQTHGCIAELANVSRSTVQRVLRIFAVKGLDGVRSFGWKGQPSALTPHRATIEEEFRARPPHTAHDARAADRGADRRPTEAITGP, encoded by the coding sequence ATGGAGATCCTTTGGCTCAAGAGCAAGAACCAGACCCACGGGTGCATCGCCGAGCTGGCCAATGTGTCGCGGTCCACGGTCCAGCGGGTGCTGCGGATCTTCGCGGTCAAAGGTCTGGACGGCGTCCGGTCGTTCGGTTGGAAAGGCCAGCCCAGCGCCCTGACGCCGCACCGGGCCACGATCGAAGAGGAGTTCCGCGCGCGTCCGCCGCACACGGCTCACGACGCGCGCGCGGCGGATCGAGGAGCGGACCGGCGTCCGACGGAAGCCATCACGGGTCCGTAA
- a CDS encoding transposase — protein MLRAAVCAGGEWPAAVQRAGALNAVTHELVTEINTTYITATSVCALLRTIANRGMPIPVTLVMDNARYQRCALVQGAAKELGIELLFLPSYSPNLNLIERLWKFVKMEVLNSRHHQDFKSFRTPSTGAWLI, from the coding sequence GTGCTTCGTGCGGCTGTATGTGCGGGCGGCGAGTGGCCGGCAGCGGTACAACGTGCTGGGGCGCTCAACGCGGTCACGCACGAACTGGTGACGGAGATCAACACGACCTACATCACGGCGACCTCGGTGTGTGCGTTGCTCCGCACGATCGCGAACCGAGGGATGCCGATACCGGTCACGTTGGTGATGGACAACGCCCGGTACCAGCGGTGCGCGTTGGTGCAGGGCGCGGCCAAGGAGTTGGGTATCGAGTTGCTGTTCCTGCCGAGTTACTCGCCCAACCTGAACCTGATCGAGCGACTGTGGAAGTTCGTCAAGATGGAAGTTCTGAACAGCCGCCACCATCAGGATTTCAAAAGTTTCAGGACGCCATCGACGGGTGCCTGGCTGATCTGA
- a CDS encoding Lpg1974 family pore-forming outer membrane protein has product MRYVRSWAGIGALLVFAGSAAAQPAAFPGAGPIVPSGGAPLAPALQTAPPTGQPVRSLSALSDDILPPKDLTPAGFGDIVPPPDKHGGHGEIPGHLTPMVPEHGGFYTSAEFLLMRPRNTDMDFVIRNSSGGLGTVGPIDSLNYQLGTGLRAEVGYLYDGGKWETAFAYTYLTAGADSTIFSTPNVSLLPTLTRPGLTDRALTASGTADLDYQLFDLLAGRRFVIQDNFAVRAIAGFRFADIRQTLNAFYDGADANQAAVRTRSRFQGFGPLIGAEATLAGPMGFHLYTRATGGFLSGRSTNVVVETNDSGASTYVNSRYDVRKEVPFGSLAVGAGWQFRTISLRAGYEVTHWQGIFERPRFVDDVSQGKVITRPSNLSLEGLFIQASVLY; this is encoded by the coding sequence ATGCGATACGTTCGTTCGTGGGCGGGGATCGGCGCGTTGTTAGTGTTCGCCGGTAGCGCCGCCGCTCAGCCGGCCGCGTTTCCCGGGGCCGGGCCGATTGTTCCGAGCGGAGGGGCGCCTCTGGCGCCCGCTCTTCAGACGGCCCCACCAACCGGGCAACCCGTTCGCTCGCTCTCCGCACTGTCGGACGACATTCTCCCGCCGAAAGACCTCACCCCGGCCGGCTTCGGGGACATCGTTCCGCCGCCCGACAAGCACGGCGGGCACGGCGAGATCCCGGGCCACCTCACGCCGATGGTGCCGGAACACGGCGGGTTCTACACGTCGGCCGAGTTCCTGCTGATGCGCCCGCGGAACACGGACATGGACTTCGTGATCCGCAACAGCAGCGGCGGGCTGGGCACCGTCGGCCCGATCGATTCGCTCAACTACCAACTCGGCACCGGGTTGCGGGCCGAGGTCGGCTACCTGTACGACGGCGGGAAGTGGGAGACGGCGTTCGCGTACACGTACCTCACCGCCGGGGCCGACAGCACCATCTTCTCGACGCCGAACGTGTCGCTGCTCCCGACCCTCACGCGCCCCGGTCTGACCGACCGCGCGCTCACCGCGTCGGGCACCGCGGACCTGGACTACCAACTGTTCGACCTGCTCGCGGGCCGGCGCTTCGTGATCCAAGACAACTTCGCGGTGCGGGCGATCGCCGGGTTCCGGTTCGCTGACATCCGGCAAACACTCAATGCGTTCTACGACGGCGCCGACGCGAACCAGGCCGCGGTGCGAACGCGGTCGCGGTTCCAGGGCTTCGGTCCGCTCATCGGTGCGGAAGCGACTCTGGCCGGGCCGATGGGGTTCCATCTCTACACCCGCGCCACCGGGGGCTTTCTGAGCGGGCGCAGCACAAACGTGGTGGTTGAAACCAACGACAGCGGCGCGTCCACCTACGTGAACAGCCGCTACGACGTGCGGAAGGAAGTGCCGTTCGGGAGCCTGGCGGTCGGTGCCGGCTGGCAGTTCCGCACCATCTCGCTCCGCGCCGGTTACGAAGTGACGCACTGGCAGGGCATTTTCGAGCGCCCGCGGTTCGTGGACGACGTGTCGCAGGGCAAGGTCATCACCCGCCCCTCGAACCTGTCCCTCGAAGGGCTGTTCATCCAGGCGTCCGTGCTGTATTGA
- a CDS encoding glycosyltransferase family 87 protein yields MTSRNVFSLAVLALVGVLLAGQVRQLLADPTVWPPDDFVEYWAAAKLTLNGQNPFDESLLLPLQQSAGRDTPEAIMMWNPPWSLPAVLPLGLLPAREAQLLWLLVHLIVTGFCADRAWLLLGGARERRWIGWAVAFTFMPTVFALSIGQISMFLVLGAVLFLECERRAVKNRSWEYCAGAATVLVAIKPHLAYLLWAGIVVDAVVRGRWRVLAGGAVMGLACALLPLAFNPQVWHQYADAMGNRPPAQWISPTLGSVLRMAFGEQLFRLQFVSVGIGVIWFVWYRWAKRNTWDWTEQLPLLLLVSFVTAPYGAWPFDMVLLLPAVFAMVIGENLPPAPLPEGKGDRTSALKCYLPNHRGARAGSPFTSGRGAGGVGSPPILAGLLAVNLGCLVINLLQLGSFWFLWVSPAVLLLYVVHTQRPHEARANLAPRTAAVTA; encoded by the coding sequence ATGACTTCTCGTAATGTTTTCTCACTCGCAGTTCTGGCCCTCGTTGGGGTTTTGCTCGCCGGCCAGGTACGGCAATTACTCGCCGACCCGACCGTGTGGCCCCCGGACGATTTCGTCGAATACTGGGCCGCGGCGAAACTGACGTTGAACGGGCAGAACCCGTTCGATGAGTCGCTGTTGCTGCCGCTCCAACAGTCCGCCGGGCGCGACACGCCCGAAGCGATCATGATGTGGAACCCGCCGTGGTCGCTCCCCGCGGTGCTGCCGCTCGGTCTGTTGCCCGCGCGCGAAGCTCAACTGCTGTGGCTCCTCGTTCACCTCATCGTCACCGGCTTCTGTGCGGACCGGGCGTGGCTCCTGCTCGGTGGGGCGCGCGAGCGGCGGTGGATCGGCTGGGCGGTCGCGTTCACGTTCATGCCGACCGTGTTCGCCCTTTCTATCGGGCAAATCAGCATGTTCCTCGTGCTCGGTGCGGTGCTGTTCCTCGAATGCGAGCGCCGGGCCGTCAAAAACCGCTCGTGGGAATACTGCGCGGGCGCGGCGACCGTACTCGTGGCGATAAAACCGCATCTCGCGTACCTGTTGTGGGCCGGTATCGTGGTGGACGCAGTCGTTCGCGGCCGGTGGCGCGTGCTCGCGGGCGGCGCGGTGATGGGGCTGGCATGTGCCCTGCTCCCGCTGGCATTTAACCCGCAGGTGTGGCACCAGTACGCGGACGCGATGGGGAACCGCCCGCCGGCTCAGTGGATCTCGCCCACGCTCGGTTCGGTGCTGCGAATGGCGTTCGGAGAACAGCTTTTCCGACTTCAGTTCGTTTCCGTCGGAATCGGAGTGATTTGGTTCGTATGGTACCGGTGGGCAAAACGGAACACATGGGACTGGACGGAGCAGCTCCCGCTGCTGCTGCTCGTGTCGTTCGTCACCGCGCCGTATGGCGCGTGGCCGTTCGACATGGTATTGTTGCTCCCGGCAGTATTCGCGATGGTGATTGGGGAGAACCTACCCCCAGCCCCCCTCCCTGAAGGGAAGGGGGACCGAACTTCCGCGCTCAAGTGTTACCTCCCCAACCACAGAGGTGCACGCGCCGGCTCCCCCTTCACTTCAGGGAGGGGGGCTGGGGGGGTAGGTTCTCCCCCAATCCTTGCTGGTCTTCTCGCCGTGAATTTGGGTTGCCTCGTGATAAACCTGCTCCAACTCGGCTCGTTCTGGTTCCTGTGGGTGTCGCCCGCCGTGCTTCTCCTGTATGTGGTTCACACGCAGCGCCCCCACGAAGCGCGAGCCAATCTCGCACCCCGAACCGCCGCGGTGACGGCATGA
- the scpB gene encoding SMC-Scp complex subunit ScpB, with translation MNHLRQKFGTAHVRPFTQRPGNAALPLALHSRAEPVEQAAHDPHARDGKLARLEAVLMIADEPLPARKLADVAGLADTAEARTLIARLQALYDSDGSAFQVEEIAGGYQLLTRTQYHTWLARLKRTGHELRLTPATIETLAVIAYRQPIMRAEVEKVRGVACGEVVRQLMEKGLVRVAGRHDSLGRPQVYGTTKKFLQAFGLNTLKDLPEVESLRLSGQPT, from the coding sequence TTGAACCACTTGCGCCAGAAATTCGGCACCGCTCACGTGCGCCCGTTCACCCAGCGCCCCGGCAACGCAGCGCTCCCGCTCGCGTTGCACTCACGCGCGGAACCGGTGGAACAAGCCGCGCATGATCCGCACGCACGCGACGGGAAGCTCGCCCGACTCGAAGCGGTACTCATGATCGCCGATGAACCGCTGCCCGCGCGCAAACTCGCGGACGTGGCCGGACTCGCGGACACCGCCGAAGCCCGCACACTCATCGCGCGCTTACAGGCCCTTTACGACAGTGATGGGTCCGCGTTCCAGGTCGAAGAGATCGCGGGCGGTTATCAACTACTCACGCGAACGCAGTATCACACGTGGTTGGCGCGATTAAAACGCACCGGGCACGAATTACGACTCACGCCCGCTACGATCGAAACACTGGCCGTAATCGCTTACAGGCAGCCTATCATGCGCGCGGAAGTGGAGAAGGTGCGCGGCGTCGCGTGCGGCGAAGTGGTGCGTCAATTGATGGAAAAAGGATTGGTGCGCGTCGCCGGGCGGCACGATTCGCTGGGGCGCCCACAGGTATACGGCACGACCAAAAAATTCCTCCAGGCGTTCGGTCTCAACACGCTCAAAGACCTGCCCGAAGTAGAATCGCTCCGTCTCAGCGGTCAACCGACGTGA
- a CDS encoding sulfate ABC transporter substrate-binding protein, giving the protein MNRRQFIAASSFAGLSTLSGCSGPDYDVELLNVSYDPTRELYRKMNRLFADHYLALTGARVRVRQSHGGSGSQARSVIDGIPADVVTLAMWADIDNIRSKKLIANGWEERLPDRSLPYHSTIVFVVRKGNPFGIKDWEDLLQPNLKVITANPKTGGGAKLNLLGAWIAMRAAKRSAKDARDFITEMYRRVPVLDTGARGATVTFARKNIGDVHLTWENEAWLEKRELKDAVEIVYPKVSVRAEPHVALVDANADRKGTRAAAEEYLKFLYTPAAQELIAETFFRPGHPEVAKKNESRFPPIKLFRATDPLMELGDWTKIQTDFFSEGGIFDQIYQSGR; this is encoded by the coding sequence ATGAACCGCCGCCAATTCATCGCCGCGTCGTCATTCGCCGGGTTATCCACGCTCAGTGGATGCTCGGGGCCGGATTACGACGTCGAACTCCTCAACGTCTCCTACGACCCGACGCGCGAACTGTACCGCAAGATGAACCGCCTGTTCGCGGACCACTACCTCGCACTCACCGGCGCGCGCGTCCGCGTGCGGCAATCGCACGGCGGGTCCGGGAGCCAGGCGCGGTCCGTGATCGACGGCATCCCGGCCGATGTGGTCACGCTCGCGATGTGGGCCGATATCGATAACATCCGGTCCAAGAAACTGATCGCGAACGGCTGGGAGGAGCGCTTGCCGGACCGCTCACTGCCGTACCACTCGACCATCGTGTTCGTGGTGCGGAAGGGGAACCCGTTCGGAATCAAGGACTGGGAGGATCTGCTCCAACCGAACCTGAAGGTCATCACCGCGAACCCGAAAACCGGGGGCGGCGCGAAGCTGAACCTGCTCGGCGCGTGGATCGCAATGCGCGCCGCAAAGAGATCGGCGAAGGACGCGCGGGACTTCATCACCGAGATGTACCGGCGCGTCCCGGTACTCGATACGGGCGCACGCGGGGCCACGGTCACGTTCGCGCGCAAGAACATCGGCGACGTTCACCTGACCTGGGAAAACGAAGCGTGGTTGGAGAAGCGCGAGCTCAAGGACGCGGTGGAGATCGTGTACCCGAAGGTGAGCGTTCGAGCCGAACCGCACGTCGCGCTGGTGGACGCGAACGCCGACCGCAAGGGCACCCGGGCCGCAGCCGAAGAGTACCTCAAGTTCCTCTACACGCCTGCTGCGCAGGAGCTGATCGCCGAAACCTTCTTCCGCCCCGGGCACCCGGAAGTCGCGAAGAAGAACGAGAGCCGGTTCCCGCCGATCAAGCTGTTCCGCGCGACCGACCCGTTAATGGAACTGGGCGACTGGACCAAGATCCAAACCGACTTCTTCTCCGAGGGCGGGATCTTCGATCAAATCTATCAGTCCGGTCGTTAA
- a CDS encoding c-type cytochrome, with protein sequence MPRFRHCATGFALSAVLFALGPVGTGAQPAKKLVDPPATDPATMKVAKGFKVELIFSVPKSSDPEKSMGSWVSMCVDPKGRLIVSDQYGALYRVTVAPPGAPGAPAIEKIPAAIGSAQGLLWAFDALYVVVNASNKSGLYRVTSSKKDDTLDTVELLRALEGGGAEHGPHAVLMNPDGKRLTVVCGNQTKITKFNTTKVAPVWGEDHLLPRVPDGNGFMKGVMGPGGAIYNVSPDGKNWELFSVGFRNQYDAAYNKAGDLFTYDADMEWDFNTPWYRPTRVCFVPPGSEFGWRNGAGKYPVHYPDTLPPVVNVGPGSPTGVCFGYGAKFPAKYQDAFFICDWSYGKLYATHLVPNGSTYKAELEEFVTGTPLPLTDLVINPVDGAMYFAIGGRKTKSGLYRVTYVGTESTEPSKAQPLGAQESKLQQLRKDLAEAGEVKAPSFKKIFETMEGADRFGRMQGRAALELHPKGDWRDLALGAQNPDVATQALLALVRVSAPCPLHAKPGDPKPDPALRAKVLEALARFDFAKLTDEQKLDVVRVYHVLFNRFGPPTADERKAWLAKFTPAFPDKNRFVNGELLPVFVYLQDERAAPIGVKLLKDAPTQEEQIEYARALRMLKTGWTPELRTGYFEWFVKAAAYKGGSSFGKFLKLIRDDAIVTLAPAEKVALKDLINADPATVKLPPEPARPFVKAYKIADLTDALDKGMKSGRDYDRGRKLFAAGKCFACHRFDNEGGSNAPDLTGVAGRFSPRDLLESILDPSKEVSDQYAAVEIRTTDERVISGRIVNLNADTVMVNTNMLDPGSAVNVDRKLIESMRPSKISMMPTGLLDTFKEDEVLDLMAYVLSRGDRNSAMFKK encoded by the coding sequence ATGCCTCGTTTCCGCCACTGCGCGACCGGGTTCGCGCTGTCCGCCGTACTATTCGCACTCGGTCCCGTGGGTACGGGCGCTCAGCCGGCCAAGAAACTCGTCGACCCGCCCGCGACCGACCCGGCAACCATGAAGGTCGCCAAGGGGTTCAAGGTCGAACTGATTTTCTCCGTTCCCAAATCTTCAGATCCCGAAAAATCGATGGGCTCGTGGGTGAGCATGTGCGTCGACCCGAAGGGGCGGCTCATCGTCTCGGACCAGTACGGCGCGCTGTACCGCGTCACGGTCGCCCCGCCCGGCGCGCCGGGCGCACCGGCGATCGAGAAGATCCCCGCGGCGATCGGCTCGGCGCAGGGGCTGCTGTGGGCGTTCGACGCGCTTTACGTCGTGGTGAACGCATCCAACAAGAGCGGCCTGTACCGGGTCACGTCGTCCAAGAAGGACGACACGCTCGACACGGTGGAACTGCTCCGCGCCCTTGAGGGTGGTGGAGCCGAGCACGGTCCGCACGCGGTGCTGATGAACCCGGACGGCAAGCGCCTCACGGTCGTTTGTGGGAACCAAACCAAGATCACGAAATTCAACACCACGAAGGTCGCACCGGTGTGGGGCGAGGACCACTTGCTCCCGCGCGTCCCGGACGGCAACGGCTTTATGAAGGGCGTGATGGGGCCGGGCGGCGCGATCTACAACGTGTCGCCGGACGGCAAGAACTGGGAACTGTTCAGCGTCGGGTTCCGCAACCAGTACGACGCCGCTTACAATAAGGCGGGCGACCTGTTCACCTACGACGCCGACATGGAGTGGGACTTCAACACGCCGTGGTACCGGCCCACCCGCGTGTGTTTCGTGCCCCCCGGTAGCGAGTTCGGTTGGCGCAACGGTGCGGGCAAGTACCCCGTCCACTACCCAGACACGCTCCCGCCCGTGGTGAACGTCGGCCCCGGGTCACCGACCGGCGTGTGCTTCGGGTACGGTGCGAAGTTCCCCGCCAAGTACCAGGACGCATTCTTCATCTGCGACTGGAGCTACGGGAAGCTCTACGCCACCCACCTCGTTCCGAACGGTAGCACCTACAAAGCCGAACTGGAAGAGTTCGTGACCGGCACGCCCCTCCCGCTCACGGACCTTGTCATCAATCCGGTCGACGGCGCGATGTACTTCGCCATCGGAGGTCGGAAGACCAAGAGTGGTCTCTACCGCGTGACGTATGTGGGCACCGAATCGACAGAGCCGAGCAAGGCGCAACCGCTCGGCGCCCAGGAGAGCAAGCTTCAACAACTGCGCAAGGATCTGGCCGAAGCTGGTGAGGTGAAGGCGCCGTCGTTCAAGAAGATCTTTGAAACGATGGAAGGGGCCGACCGGTTCGGTCGCATGCAGGGGCGCGCGGCGCTCGAACTGCACCCGAAGGGCGACTGGCGCGACCTCGCGCTCGGTGCGCAGAATCCCGACGTCGCGACGCAGGCACTGCTGGCACTGGTGCGCGTGTCGGCCCCGTGCCCGTTGCACGCGAAGCCGGGCGATCCGAAACCCGATCCCGCTCTGCGGGCGAAGGTTCTTGAGGCACTCGCGCGCTTCGATTTCGCGAAACTCACCGACGAACAAAAGCTCGATGTTGTTCGCGTGTACCACGTCCTCTTCAACCGCTTCGGCCCGCCGACCGCGGACGAGCGGAAGGCGTGGCTGGCGAAGTTCACCCCCGCGTTCCCGGACAAGAACCGGTTCGTGAACGGCGAACTGCTGCCGGTCTTCGTGTACCTCCAAGACGAGAGGGCCGCGCCGATCGGGGTGAAGTTACTGAAGGACGCCCCCACGCAGGAAGAACAGATCGAGTACGCGCGCGCGCTGCGGATGCTCAAGACCGGTTGGACCCCGGAACTGCGGACGGGGTACTTCGAGTGGTTCGTGAAGGCGGCCGCGTACAAGGGCGGGAGCAGCTTCGGTAAGTTCCTGAAGCTCATCCGCGACGACGCGATTGTCACGCTCGCGCCGGCGGAGAAGGTGGCGCTCAAGGATCTCATCAACGCGGACCCCGCGACAGTGAAACTGCCGCCCGAACCGGCCCGGCCGTTCGTGAAGGCGTACAAGATCGCGGACCTGACCGACGCACTCGATAAGGGCATGAAGTCGGGCCGCGACTACGACCGCGGGCGCAAGCTGTTCGCGGCCGGGAAGTGCTTCGCGTGCCACCGGTTCGACAACGAGGGCGGGAGCAACGCCCCGGACCTGACCGGCGTCGCCGGCCGGTTCAGCCCGCGCGACTTGTTGGAATCCATCCTCGATCCGAGCAAGGAAGTCAGCGACCAGTACGCCGCGGTCGAGATCCGCACTACCGACGAGCGCGTCATCTCCGGGCGCATCGTGAATCTGAACGCCGACACCGTGATGGTGAACACCAACATGCTCGATCCCGGGTCGGCGGTGAATGTGGACCGCAAGTTGATCGAGAGCATGCGCCCGTCGAAGATTTCGATGATGCCGACCGGTTTGCTGGACACGTTTAAGGAAGACGAAGTATTGGACCTGATGGCGTATGTGCTGTCGCGCGGTGATCGCAACAGCGCGATGTTCAAGAAGTGA
- a CDS encoding NYN domain-containing protein: MKAHRAGDGERSLAVFIDFENMGLGFNNRRDRFEITKVLERLVEKGKIVCKKAYADWSRFGMYTGGLHEAAIELIEIPRRGMSGKNSADIRLVVDAIDLAYSKDHIDTFVIVSGDSDFSPLVSKLKELGKHVIGLGLSDATSDLLRDNCDEFIYYEDLDRAPIIPIAVNEQIPEKKRKVFAILLDSLLALRRENKEVIYSSMLKDTIKRKKPSFNEDYYGYRTFSELLEDAQREGLLELDKHRTSGMYVITRFGLELKSGALPPPVARAIPLPPKNGGEPRKVLELPPRNGNEPKRVVDPPPARAGEGRRVVEPPKPVPLAEKRVVALPVAPLVEKRIVTLPVAPAKPAAPPLKPVAPARPAAPPKPVDRREERDDDRPLGRELVDDFDALDDEPFDEIPSYGPKKVEAKPAAPLKPAVPAKPAPAKPAARSAAKPAAAKEPAKPAAKAKEPAVKSAPKEPARPAAKPPVKEPVVAKEPPAAKEPPPAKAPRRAEPKPAPKPLPPVSDDDEFGAGL, translated from the coding sequence ATGAAAGCACACCGCGCGGGCGACGGCGAACGGTCGCTGGCCGTGTTCATCGACTTCGAGAACATGGGCCTGGGCTTCAACAACCGCCGCGACCGGTTCGAGATCACCAAGGTACTCGAGCGCCTGGTCGAGAAGGGCAAGATCGTTTGTAAGAAGGCGTATGCCGACTGGAGCCGGTTCGGGATGTACACCGGCGGGCTGCACGAGGCCGCCATCGAGCTCATCGAGATCCCGCGCCGCGGGATGAGCGGCAAGAACTCCGCCGACATCCGGCTCGTCGTGGACGCGATCGACCTCGCGTACTCCAAGGACCACATCGACACGTTCGTGATCGTCTCCGGCGACAGCGACTTTTCGCCGCTCGTGTCCAAACTGAAGGAACTCGGCAAGCACGTCATCGGGCTGGGGCTCTCGGACGCGACGTCCGACCTCCTCCGGGACAACTGCGACGAGTTCATCTACTACGAGGACCTGGACCGCGCGCCGATCATCCCGATCGCGGTGAACGAGCAGATCCCGGAGAAGAAACGGAAGGTGTTCGCGATTCTCCTCGATTCGCTCCTCGCGCTGCGGCGCGAGAACAAAGAAGTCATTTATTCGTCGATGCTGAAGGACACGATCAAGCGGAAGAAGCCGTCGTTCAACGAAGATTATTACGGCTACCGCACGTTCAGCGAGCTGCTCGAAGACGCCCAGCGCGAGGGGCTGCTCGAACTGGACAAGCACCGGACCAGCGGGATGTACGTCATCACGCGGTTCGGGCTGGAACTGAAGTCCGGCGCGCTCCCGCCGCCGGTCGCGCGCGCGATTCCGCTCCCGCCCAAGAACGGCGGCGAGCCACGCAAGGTGCTCGAACTCCCCCCGCGCAACGGGAACGAACCGAAGCGCGTGGTCGACCCGCCCCCCGCGCGGGCCGGCGAGGGGCGCCGGGTCGTGGAGCCGCCGAAGCCGGTTCCGCTCGCCGAGAAGCGGGTGGTCGCGCTCCCCGTTGCCCCCCTTGTGGAAAAGCGCATCGTGACGCTCCCGGTCGCACCGGCAAAGCCGGCCGCCCCGCCGCTGAAGCCCGTCGCACCCGCGCGGCCGGCCGCCCCGCCGAAGCCCGTGGACCGGCGCGAGGAGCGGGACGACGACCGGCCGCTCGGGCGCGAACTCGTGGACGATTTCGATGCGCTCGATGACGAGCCGTTCGACGAGATCCCGAGCTACGGGCCGAAAAAAGTGGAAGCGAAACCGGCCGCACCGTTGAAGCCCGCAGTTCCCGCGAAGCCGGCCCCGGCGAAGCCCGCGGCCCGTTCCGCGGCCAAGCCCGCTGCAGCCAAGGAACCCGCGAAGCCCGCGGCAAAAGCCAAAGAACCGGCAGTGAAATCGGCGCCAAAAGAACCCGCACGGCCCGCGGCCAAGCCGCCCGTGAAGGAACCCGTTGTCGCGAAAGAACCCCCGGCTGCGAAAGAACCACCGCCCGCGAAGGCCCCGCGCCGGGCGGAGCCGAAGCCCGCTCCGAAACCGCTCCCGCCGGTCAGTGACGACGACGAGTTCGGCGCCGGGCTGTGA
- a CDS encoding SDR family NAD(P)-dependent oxidoreductase, protein MDGKVAVVTGGGQGIGEAICRRLAGAGAKVGVFDMNADSANRVAREIGGVPLVGDLTKEADLDRVFGEIAAQAGPVDVLVNNAGVASRKGRDVPIWESVREDWEFVLGINVTGLVLCCKAVLPSMIERKYGRIVNIASIAGKEGNPKMAPYSASKAAVIALTKSLSKELVGKGDICVNSVAPAVIQTPILDQLDQSQINMMLSKIPLGRTGKPDEVAALVHFLSSSDCSFTTGFCFDISGGRATY, encoded by the coding sequence ATGGATGGCAAGGTCGCGGTGGTGACCGGCGGCGGTCAGGGCATCGGCGAAGCGATCTGCCGGCGCCTCGCCGGCGCCGGCGCCAAAGTCGGCGTCTTCGACATGAACGCGGACAGCGCGAACCGCGTCGCGCGCGAAATCGGCGGAGTCCCGCTCGTGGGCGACCTGACGAAAGAAGCGGACCTGGACCGCGTGTTCGGCGAGATCGCGGCGCAGGCCGGCCCGGTCGACGTGCTCGTGAACAACGCCGGGGTCGCGAGCCGCAAGGGGCGCGACGTGCCCATCTGGGAGAGCGTGCGCGAGGACTGGGAGTTCGTGCTCGGGATCAACGTGACCGGGCTCGTGCTGTGCTGCAAGGCCGTGCTGCCCTCGATGATCGAGCGCAAGTACGGGCGCATCGTGAACATCGCGAGCATCGCGGGGAAAGAGGGCAACCCGAAGATGGCCCCCTACTCCGCGAGCAAGGCGGCCGTCATCGCGCTCACGAAGTCGCTGTCGAAGGAGCTCGTCGGCAAGGGCGACATCTGCGTGAACAGCGTGGCCCCGGCCGTGATCCAGACGCCGATCCTGGACCAACTCGACCAGTCGCAAATCAACATGATGTTGAGCAAGATCCCGCTGGGCCGCACCGGGAAGCCGGACGAGGTCGCGGCGCTGGTCCACTTCCTGAGCAGCTCCGATTGCAGCTTCACCACCGGGTTCTGCTTCGACATCAGTGGCGGCCGCGCGACGTATTGA